Genomic window (Streptosporangium brasiliense):
GAGCGCTCGCCCGATCGCCCCGCCGCCGACCATCACCACGAAGCCCACCGTCATGAAGGCGCCGGCGGAGACGGCCATCAGCAGGGCCCTGCCGTACTTGCGGTGGAACGGGCGGTCGCGCTCGACGCCGTAGATCCGGTTGGCCCCGCGCTCCACCTGGGCCATGGCGCTGGTCAGCGAGACCAGCGCGGTGACCAGGCCGAGCCACAGGGCGAGGGCGCCCCCGGCGTGGCCCGCCTGCCGGTGGCTGTCGGCGAGCACGTCCTTGACCGCCTCCACCCCGGCGCCGGGCGCGATCCGGCTCAGGGTCAGCTCCAGCACCTGGCCGAGCTGCTCCTGGTTGAGCACCGAGCTCAGCCCGACCAGCGCGATGGCGCCGGGGATGATGGACAGGCACACCTGCAGGGCCAGCGCACGCGAGTTGGTCATCCCGTCGCCGTACCTGAACCTGGCGAAGGAGTCACGGATGAGGTGCCATCGGCCGTACTTGCGCAGGGTCACCCACGCGTGGTCGGCGGAGAGCTCCTCGCCGCTCATACTCCGTGTCTGCGGCACTTTCGTCGCGGTTCCCATATCGGGGAGCCGGCTACCCGGCCAGCGGCTTTGTGAACCAATTGCCCGATAATGACCTTTAACTGGCCCTCCGGGAGACCGCCCGGCCCGGCGACCTTCCACATCTCGGCGGCCACGGAGTGGGCGGACTCCTCCCGTACGGCCCGCCTCCGGCGATGGCCTCGGCGGCGACCCAGGCGCAGTGCGAGCCGAGGGCGGCGCCCTGTCTCCGCCCTCATCGAGCGCCGTCTGTCTTGGTGCGCGGTTGAAAGGGACTCGTCCGCGCCTGTGCGCCCGGACGTCCGGCTCCTCCGGTGGTGGGAGCCGAGGATCCATGGGCCGCGCCGTCCGTCCGTCAACATTGGTTGACAGGGCCATCATGTCAACTTAGATTGACATTCATGAGAGGCACCCTACTGGCCGCCCCGCCGCCCGCCGGCGGCCCGTCACGGCCGGATCACGCCCATGCGACGACGAGACGGCTGCTCGCCTGCGGTGCGGTCGCCGGCCCGCTGTTCGTCGCCGCGTTCCTCGTCGAGGGCGCGACCCGCGCCGGCTACGACCCGCTGCGCCATCCGGTCAGCTCGCTCGCGCTCGGAGACTCCGGATGGACCCAGAGCGCCGCCTTCATCGTCACGGGCCTGCTGACGCTCGCCTTCGCCGCCGGCCTGCGGCGGGTGCTCCGGGGCGCCGAGGGGCCGGCCCGGGGCTCGGTCTGGGGGCCGGCGCTGATCGGCGTGTGGGCGGTCCAGCTGATCGGCGCCGGGATCTTCACCACCGACCCGGTGAGCGGCTATCCGCCGGGGACCCCGGACAGGCTCGTGGAGTACGGCAGCGCTCACGCCGCCGTCCACGACCTGATCGCGCTGCCCGGCTTCGCGGCGCTGGCCGCGGCCTGCGTGGTGTTCGCCCTCCGCTCCGCCGCGCGCCGCGAGCGCGCATGGGCGATCTACTCGGCCGCCAGTGCCGTCGCCTTCGTGGGCGCGTTCATCCTGGCCACCGTCGCGTTCGAGCAGGCCGCCGGGCTGGTCGAGCTCGGCGGGCTCTTCCAGCGCGTCGCGGTCACCGTCGGTCTGGGCTGGCTCACCCTGCTGGCCGTCCGCGCCCGGCGGGCCCACAGTGTCAGCCGCCGCAGTGGCCCTCGGGAATACTGACGGCGTAGCTGGTGTAGCCCCCGCTCTTGAAGGTGTAGCCGTTCGTCCAGACGCACTTGCCCGCGCCGGCACCTCTGATGGGACCCGCGTAGTACTTGAAGGTGCCGTTCTGCTCGTAGGGCGTGTTACCGATGATCATCTTCACGCCGGTCTTGGTGGCCACCCCAACGGACACACTTTTGATCGTGACCGCGCAGTTGTAGCCGTTGGAGTTGTTGTAGAGCAGGTACACCTTGCCGCCGGAGTCGCCGTTCAGGTGCGTCAAGTTCCTGGAATCGATCACATGGCAGCCCGGACCGCAGACCTCCTCAGGGGTGTACGGATTGGCGGCGGCGTGCGCGGTCCCCGCCGAGGTGGGCAGCGCGCCCGCCCCCAAGGCTGCCGCCATGACCAGCCTGAGCGCCCTGCCTCGAGTGGGCGGCACCCGTCCGCGGAGGCGGCGCCGGACCGGGCGCCGACGGTTACACCGGCGGTCAGTCCGGCGCCGCTGAGGACCTGGGCGGTGACCAGGACGATCAGGACGCGGCGCCGCGCCCGGCCTGTCCGGGTCAGCCCAGGTCGCCCAGGTCCAGGCGGTCAGCCAGTCCGGCGGCGGTGAAGGCGGCCACCAGTTCGTCGCGGCCCTCGGTGAAGTGGGCCCAGCTGTCGTAGTGGACGGGGACCACCCGGCGGGCGCCGAGGATCCTGGCGGCCTCGGCGGCCTGGGCGCTGTCGAGGACGATCAGCGCGCCGTCGAAGAGGACGGGGAAGCGGGGAGCCCCGGCGAAGAGGATGGCGGTGTCCACCGGGCCGAAGCGCGCGGCGATCTCCTTGACCAGGTCGAGCGAGGCGTTGTCGCCGCTGACGTAGACCGTGGGCAGGCCTTCGCCGGTCAGGACGAATCCGACGACCTGACCGGTGACCGGTTCGACCCCCTCGCGTGCGCCGGGCCCGTGAATGGCGGGCACGCCCGTCACGGTGATCCTGCCGCCGCCGGGGCGGTCCAGTTCGATCGACTCCCAGTCGGCCAGCCCCTTGGCCCCGTCTCCCAGGCGGTGTCCGCCACCTGGCGTGGTGAGGGTGAGCGGGACGTCGGCGAGCAGGGCTCGGCCGGAGTCGTCGAGGTTGTCGGGGTGCTCGTCGTGGGAGAGCAGGACCACGTCGACGCGGCCGAGGTCGGCCGGCGCGGCCGAGGAGGGCGCGGTCTTGGTCAGGATCGGGGGGCCCGACCTCTGGTGGTCACCGGGAGCGTAGTAGTCGCCGGGAGCGTCGAAGGTCGGGTCGGTGAGAAACCTCAACCCGCCGTAGTCGAAGAGAGCGGTCGGGCCGCCGAAGACGCGGACGGGGAACTGCTCATGGGTGGTGCCGGTAGCAGACACGAAGGAACTCCCTCACGGATGAAGTCTTATCTATCCGTGAAGTGACCGTAGTTGTTCATCACGGATGAATGCAAGCCGTACCATGAGAGGCATGAGGGACACCGCGAGCGCCGAGTCTGCGCTGCCGCCCGCGCCGGGGGCGGAGCAGTACCTCGCACTCGACTTCGTCAACAGCGTCATCGCGCTGCCCGGAGGGCACTTCGTCGACCTCCTCGGCGTCCCCGCGGCGGCGCAGCGGTGGCTCGTGGAACGCGACCTCGCTCCGCCCGACGCCGGGGTGCGGGAGATGTGCGCGGCGCAGCTGCGCTCGCTGCGCGAACACCTCAGGTCGTTGTGCGCCTCCCGGGTCGCGGGGCTTCCCGCCCTGCCCGCCGCCCTGTCCGCGGTCAACGACGCGCTGAGCAGGGTCCCCACGGCCGCCCTGCTGTACTGGGACGAGAAGAACGGCCCCTACCGCGCGGCCCCGTGCCCCACCAGCGAGATCCTCGACCACGCTCTCGCGAGTCTCGCCGCCAACGCGGCCGACCTCCTCACCGGCCCCGACGCTGAGCGGCTCACCCCCTGCGGCTCCGCCCCCTGCAACCGCTACCTGCTGCGCCACGGCCGCCGCCACTGGTGCTCCACCCGCTGCGGCGACCGCGCCCGCGCCGCCCGCGCCTACGCCCGCCGCACCCAACCCCAGGACGCGCCGAAGGGGATGTCGCCGGAATACGGCTGACACGGGCCGTCCGGGGCCGGCGCGGGGACTTTTCG
Coding sequences:
- a CDS encoding YihY/virulence factor BrkB family protein, coding for MSGEELSADHAWVTLRKYGRWHLIRDSFARFRYGDGMTNSRALALQVCLSIIPGAIALVGLSSVLNQEQLGQVLELTLSRIAPGAGVEAVKDVLADSHRQAGHAGGALALWLGLVTALVSLTSAMAQVERGANRIYGVERDRPFHRKYGRALLMAVSAGAFMTVGFVVMVGGGAIGRALAQVYGWGEDMLAAFTLVRWPVGFLLALLSASVLFRAAPRRRQPGHTWLAFGALVALVLWTAFTLLLALYIERSGTFGATYGPLTAVMALLLWSFLSSTALFLGLAFAAQLEACRGGNREPVGPDPGPTAEEEREPLVGAVGTAAAEAARGLARWWRRPRIR
- a CDS encoding DUF998 domain-containing protein, with amino-acid sequence MRGTLLAAPPPAGGPSRPDHAHATTRRLLACGAVAGPLFVAAFLVEGATRAGYDPLRHPVSSLALGDSGWTQSAAFIVTGLLTLAFAAGLRRVLRGAEGPARGSVWGPALIGVWAVQLIGAGIFTTDPVSGYPPGTPDRLVEYGSAHAAVHDLIALPGFAALAAACVVFALRSAARRERAWAIYSAASAVAFVGAFILATVAFEQAAGLVELGGLFQRVAVTVGLGWLTLLAVRARRAHSVSRRSGPREY
- a CDS encoding MBL fold metallo-hydrolase produces the protein MSATGTTHEQFPVRVFGGPTALFDYGGLRFLTDPTFDAPGDYYAPGDHQRSGPPILTKTAPSSAAPADLGRVDVVLLSHDEHPDNLDDSGRALLADVPLTLTTPGGGHRLGDGAKGLADWESIELDRPGGGRITVTGVPAIHGPGAREGVEPVTGQVVGFVLTGEGLPTVYVSGDNASLDLVKEIAARFGPVDTAILFAGAPRFPVLFDGALIVLDSAQAAEAARILGARRVVPVHYDSWAHFTEGRDELVAAFTAAGLADRLDLGDLG
- a CDS encoding CGNR zinc finger domain-containing protein, translating into MRDTASAESALPPAPGAEQYLALDFVNSVIALPGGHFVDLLGVPAAAQRWLVERDLAPPDAGVREMCAAQLRSLREHLRSLCASRVAGLPALPAALSAVNDALSRVPTAALLYWDEKNGPYRAAPCPTSEILDHALASLAANAADLLTGPDAERLTPCGSAPCNRYLLRHGRRHWCSTRCGDRARAARAYARRTQPQDAPKGMSPEYG